The following proteins are co-located in the Bacillus pumilus genome:
- a CDS encoding PTS sugar transporter subunit IIA: MFQKDHVFTQVNGQSKNEILQYISEKAEDLHITNDQSRLLADLLKREDEVSTGLQQGFAIPHTKSSTVQTASLLFLELEQPVEWGSFDDLPTSYLFTLLVPLEEANVTHLKLLSGIATSLMEPAFIEKIQPGQTADYYYEVIEQQLKEGITQ; encoded by the coding sequence TTGTTCCAAAAAGATCATGTTTTCACACAAGTAAACGGTCAATCAAAGAATGAGATTTTACAATACATTTCCGAGAAAGCTGAAGACCTTCATATTACAAACGATCAGTCGAGGTTATTAGCAGATTTGTTGAAACGCGAAGACGAAGTCTCAACAGGACTTCAGCAAGGCTTTGCCATTCCTCATACAAAAAGCTCCACTGTACAAACGGCTTCACTTCTCTTTTTAGAACTTGAACAGCCCGTTGAATGGGGAAGCTTCGACGATTTACCGACGAGCTATTTATTTACACTGCTGGTTCCACTAGAAGAGGCAAATGTCACGCATCTGAAACTACTGTCAGGCATTGCCACTAGCTTAATGGAGCCTGCTTTCATCGAAAAGATTCAACCTGGTCAAACAGCTGACTATTATTACGAAGTCATTGAACAACAATTGAAAGAGGGGATTACACAATGA
- a CDS encoding PTS fructose transporter subunit IIB, producing MKIVGVTSCPAGLAHTPMAAKALENAGKQLGHEIKIEQQGIMGQVNGITAEEARQADLCIIASNQHINDAERFSGIPTVRVEIGRALKNAEQIITKAVALVEKKKSESQ from the coding sequence ATGAAAATTGTCGGTGTCACTTCATGTCCAGCAGGGTTAGCTCATACACCAATGGCAGCAAAAGCATTAGAGAATGCAGGTAAACAGCTCGGACACGAGATCAAAATCGAGCAGCAAGGAATTATGGGACAGGTGAATGGCATTACAGCAGAGGAAGCAAGACAGGCAGACCTTTGTATCATTGCCTCCAATCAGCATATCAACGATGCAGAACGCTTCTCAGGCATTCCCACAGTACGTGTCGAGATCGGACGCGCCTTAAAAAATGCCGAGCAAATCATCACAAAAGCCGTAGCACTTGTTGAAAAGAAAAAATCTGAATCTCAATAA